The genomic segment GAGCACTGAGAAGAACCTGAACCCATCCGGCGAGCGAATCGCGGTCTGCCCGGGCAGCTACGACCCGGTGACCAACGGCCACGTCGACGTCATCCGGCGGTCCTCGAAGCTGTTCGACCGCCTGATCGTCGCCGTCGTCGGTCAGGGCATCCGCAAGTCGAAGACGCTGTTCGACGTCGAGGAGCGCGTCGGGTTCCTCGAGGCCGCGATCGCGGACGCCGGGCTCACGAACGTCGAGGTGCGTCCGTTTCGCAATCTGATCGTCGACTTCGCCCGTGAGGTCGGGGCGACGTCGATCGTCAAGGGCCTTCGCGCGATCTCCGATTTCGAGTACGAGTTCGAGATGAATCAGCTCAATCGCAAGCTGGCACCCGAGATCGAATCGTTCTACGTCTTCGCCTCCTCCGACTACAGCTTCCTCTCGTCGACCGGGGTCAAGGAGATGGCGACGTTCGGTGGCGACGTCAGCGATCTGGTTCCACAAGCGGTCGCAGGGGCGCTCGTGGAGCGAGTTCAGCGTTGAATCGGTTGGGAAGGGACTTGCATCCCGGCGCCGAAATTCAGGGCACCGAACGCAAGGTCCCCTGCAACCCCTAAGCTTTCCCGCGCCTATGGACGTCCTCGTACTGATCGACAAACTCGACGATCTCATCCACAACGCCCGCCCGGTCCCGCTGACGGACCAGGTCCGCGTTGACCGTGAGGAGATCTACGACCTGCTCGACCAGATGCGGGCGACGATCCCTGAGGAGATCAAGCAGGCGCGCTGGATCGTCAAGGAGCGCCAGGAGATGCTCGCCGAGGCCAAGCGTGAGGCCGAGCGCGTCGTCAAGGAGGCCCGCGACCAGCAGGCCCGCCTGATCAGCCAGGAAGAGGTCTATCGGGGCGCCGAGCGCGCAGCCGAGGAGATCGTCGAGGACGCGCGCGAGACCGAGCGCCAGATCAGGCTCGGCGCCGAGGACTACGCCGACGAGATCCTCTCGACGCTCGAGGTCAACCTGCAGAAGTTCCTCGCCGCCGTGCAGCGCGGTCGCGACCGCCTCGCGGGCCGCGACGAAGAGCCCGCCGGCATCGACGTCTGAGCTGAGCGGCCCGCGGGCGCCCTGGCGGCGTCATCGGTCGCTCGTGTGCGGAGCACACTTCGCTCCCTGCTTCCTTGCCAGGACGTCCGCGTCCTCGCTCAGCGGCCGGTCGTGTGCGGAGCACACTGCCCGGCCTGCCGCCTTCTCAGCCGATCCCGCGCCTCGTACCCGGGCCGGCGAGCCGGGTGACCTAGAACGTCGCGCTGACGACGGCGAGGTCGCCGTCGGACCAGGTCGCGCTGCCGCCTGACCACTCGACGAGCTGCTCGAGGGTGCAGGGGAGGTCGAAGTCCGGGGTCAGCGGCGTGCGTCGCTCCGCCTCCGGGACCGCAACCACGTCGCCGATGACCATCGCGCGCGAGGTCTCGCGGATCCGCCGGAACAGGTCGCGCTTCCCCTCGTCGGTCAGGTGGTGGACCGCGAGGACCGAGATCACGAGGTCCCACGGCCCGTCGGGCAGCGGGTCCTCCATCCGCGCGAGCTGGACCTCGATCGGCAGCTGCCGCGCCTTGAAGACCATCCCCGGCGTCGAGTCGAGCCCGAGGATCTGGGCGTCCGGGTGACGTGCGAGCAGCCGCCGGGTCGTCTCGCCGGTCCCGATGCCGAGCTCGAGCACGCGCTCTGGCGCGAACGGGATCGCGGCGATCGACTCCTCCTGGAGCCGCTCGTACAGAGGCACCTCGGCGATCAGCTCGTCGTAGGTGCCGGGATCGAAGTGGTACTGCGAGCCATCGCTAGGCTCGATTCCGGCCTCGCTCATCGCGTCCATCGTAGTTTCGATGACTCAGACCACCCAGACGATCGACCTCTCGAGCATCGCTCGCTCGCCCGGTGACGGGCGCCGGATCGAGCTCGACGTGGGGCTCGATCCACTCTGGCTCGGCAGCGGCGAGTACCGGCCCGAGCCGGCGACCCCGAGCGTCCTCCTCGACGTGTCGCGCACGGCCGCCGGCTACGCGCTACGGCTGCGGTTTCGGACCGGTCTGGTCGGCGAGTGCATGCGCTGCCTCGGGCCGGCGCGCGTCGAGGTCGAGGTCGACGCGGTCGAGGTCGACCAGCGCGGGTCGGCCGACGAGGAGTTCCACAGTCCCTACGTCGAGGGCGACGATCTCGATCTCGGCGCGTGGTCTCAGGATGCCTTCGTGCTCGCCTCGCCGGCACAGATCGTCTGCTCGCCGGACTGCCGGGGGCTCTGCCCCGAGTGCGGAGAGCCGCTCGCGAAGGGCGACCACGACCACCCGCGCGAGCCGGACCCGCGCTGGGCGAAGCTGCGCGAGCTCGGCTGAGAGCTCGCGGTGTCGGCGACAGCGCGCGAGAAGAAGGCGGAGTCAGAGCGTCGGCTCGAGGCCGAGCGGGTCCTGCTCGCGGCGGCCCACGAGCTGCTCGCCGAGGGCGAGTCGCTCAACGAGCTCTCCGTCGAGCGGATCGCCAAGCGTGCCGGGCGACCGCGGACCGCCTTCTACCTCTACTTCGCCGACAAGACCGAGCTGCTGATGCGGATGACCGAGACCGTTGCCGCCGAGCTCTACCACGAGGCCGAGGCGTGGTGGTCGGGGGAGGGGGGCGCGAGCGACATGCGCGAGGCCCTGAAGCGGATCCTGAGGACGTATCGCTCCTACGACGCCCTGCTTCGCACGATCGTCGAGGTCTCGACCTACGACCGCAGGGTCGGCGACTTCTGGCGCGAGATCATCGCGCGTTTCATCGCGCCGACGCGCGACCGCTTCGTCAGCGAGGGGGCCGATCCGGCGAGCGCGGAGGCGAAGGCGTTCGCGCTCGTCTGGATGACGGAGCGCAGCTGCTACGAGCACGTCGCCCGTGGGTCTTCGATCGGCGACGAGGATTTCGTCGAGGCGCTGGTCGAGATCTGGGAGCGCAGCGTCTACGGCGGGTCTCCCGAGCCGCGCTAGCATCCCCGCGATGGCCGTTCCGAAGAAGAGGACCTCGCGCACCAGGCGTGACCGCCGCCGGGCCAACCACAAGGCCGCCAAGCCCCGTCTCAACGAGTGCCCGCGCTGCCACGAGCCGCGCCTTCCGCACCGGGTCTGCCCGTCCTGCGGGACGTACGCCGGCCGCGAGGTGATCGCCCAGGAGGTCACCGAGCCCGGAGTTCCCGCCCGCGGCGAGTGACCACCGTCGCGCTCGACGGCCGAGGGGCCGAGCGGGGTGCACAAGCGATCGTCGAGGGCGCGCGGCTGGCCGCCGCCGACGGCATCGGGCTACGGGTCTTCGGTGACCCCGCCGAGCTCGCCGCGCTGAGCGGGATCGACGGCGTCGAGCTGATCGAGGCCGCGGGTCAGATCACGAACGACGACGAGCCCGTCGCGGCTGTGCGAAGTCGCGAGGA from the Thermoleophilia bacterium SCSIO 60948 genome contains:
- a CDS encoding class I SAM-dependent methyltransferase translates to MDAMSEAGIEPSDGSQYHFDPGTYDELIAEVPLYERLQEESIAAIPFAPERVLELGIGTGETTRRLLARHPDAQILGLDSTPGMVFKARQLPIEVQLARMEDPLPDGPWDLVISVLAVHHLTDEGKRDLFRRIRETSRAMVIGDVVAVPEAERRTPLTPDFDLPCTLEQLVEWSGGSATWSDGDLAVVSATF
- the coaD gene encoding pantetheine-phosphate adenylyltransferase, with the translated sequence MSTEKNLNPSGERIAVCPGSYDPVTNGHVDVIRRSSKLFDRLIVAVVGQGIRKSKTLFDVEERVGFLEAAIADAGLTNVEVRPFRNLIVDFAREVGATSIVKGLRAISDFEYEFEMNQLNRKLAPEIESFYVFASSDYSFLSSTGVKEMATFGGDVSDLVPQAVAGALVERVQR
- a CDS encoding DUF177 domain-containing protein, producing MTQTTQTIDLSSIARSPGDGRRIELDVGLDPLWLGSGEYRPEPATPSVLLDVSRTAAGYALRLRFRTGLVGECMRCLGPARVEVEVDAVEVDQRGSADEEFHSPYVEGDDLDLGAWSQDAFVLASPAQIVCSPDCRGLCPECGEPLAKGDHDHPREPDPRWAKLRELG
- a CDS encoding ATPase — translated: MDVLVLIDKLDDLIHNARPVPLTDQVRVDREEIYDLLDQMRATIPEEIKQARWIVKERQEMLAEAKREAERVVKEARDQQARLISQEEVYRGAERAAEEIVEDARETERQIRLGAEDYADEILSTLEVNLQKFLAAVQRGRDRLAGRDEEPAGIDV
- a CDS encoding TetR/AcrR family transcriptional regulator, whose translation is MSATAREKKAESERRLEAERVLLAAAHELLAEGESLNELSVERIAKRAGRPRTAFYLYFADKTELLMRMTETVAAELYHEAEAWWSGEGGASDMREALKRILRTYRSYDALLRTIVEVSTYDRRVGDFWREIIARFIAPTRDRFVSEGADPASAEAKAFALVWMTERSCYEHVARGSSIGDEDFVEALVEIWERSVYGGSPEPR
- the rpmF gene encoding 50S ribosomal protein L32, giving the protein MAVPKKRTSRTRRDRRRANHKAAKPRLNECPRCHEPRLPHRVCPSCGTYAGREVIAQEVTEPGVPARGE